In a single window of the Nicotiana tomentosiformis chromosome 8, ASM39032v3, whole genome shotgun sequence genome:
- the LOC138897551 gene encoding uncharacterized protein: protein MRNIKEARVPRSMRSNPSQRDPNLWCEYHGTNGHLREFLSDRAKNNYGRNRDNAKPSKAREEPQCQTINMIVGGNEINGVTFSAAKKIKVSITHSKGLREDDITFTEEDAHRLLLPHNDVLVISLNVLDFKIKRVLVDLGSSDNIIQCRVLEQAKLTRSIISATKLLAGFNLASVMTREEILLLTNAEGVMKTTLFEVVYGDMGYNIIIGRLWLHEMKVVPSTYHQLLKFPMLEGIKQIMGDEPATRVMNSISISSSKGKEHAA, encoded by the coding sequence atgagaaacatcaaagaggCACGAGTCCCGAGATCAATGAGATCtaatcccagccagagggatcccaacttatggtgtgaataccatgggacgAATGGCCACCTCAGAGAGTTCttaagtgaccgagctaagaacaattatggtcgtaacagaGACAACGCGAAACCTTCGAAAGCAAGAGAAGAACCCCAATGCCAAACGATCAATATGATCGtcggagggaatgagattaatgGGGTCACCTTCTCAGCAGCAAAGAAGAtaaaagtatcaataactcatagtaaagGGCTCCGGGAAGATGATATCACTTTTACGGAGGAGGATGCACACCGATTGTTGTTACCACATAACGATGttctggtaatttctttaaatgtgttggattttaagattaaacgtgttctagtggatcttGGAAGTTCGGATAATATCATACAATgtagagtattggagcaagctaaactcaccagaAGCATTATTTCGGCTACAAagctcctcgctggattcaacctcgcaagcgtgaTGACCCGGGAAGAGATTTTATTGCTTACgaacgctgaaggagtaatgaaaacaactcttttcgaagtggtatatggtgatatgggatataatATCATCATAGGAAGGctatggttacacgagatgaaagttgtaccctcaacatatcaccaattgctgaagtttccaatgctcgaaggaatcaagcagataatgGGTGATGAACCGGCAACAAGGGTGATGAATTCCATTTCgatctccagtagcaaaggaaaggaacacgcggcatag
- the LOC104101466 gene encoding uncharacterized protein: MGCCLSQLAAKFAFFPPSPATYQVKKRDDGKLVAVSTTSNMPIDDPSLDVLLVDTKRGNKIVAFYFKNPYAKLTVLYSHGNAADLGQLYDLFLQLKANLRVNLMGYDYSGYGASSGKPSEFDTYADIEAVYECLQTEYGISQEDLILYGQSVGSGPTLHLAAKLPRLRGVVLHSGILSGLRVLCHANFTFCFDIYKNLNKIQKVKSPVLVIHGTEDDVVNWLHGNGLWKMAKDPYEPLWIKGGGHCNLELYPDYIRHLCRFIQEMECMTTEIRLKKIRQTLRPPKRSDTTISTNCCCRVKCRLPNCLICSKLSCTKCCLWPKWQLKCLSCCKPGCLKCSCTLPKCSCACPECSCGCPKCSCTCPKCSCTCPKCCCWSVKCSCW; the protein is encoded by the exons ATGGGTTGTTGTTTATCTCAGTTAGCAGCCAAATTTGCCTTCTTTCCTCCATCACCAGCTACATATCAAGTGAAAAAGCGAGACGACGGAAAGCTTGTTGCTGTTTCAACAACATCAAATATGCCCATTGATGACCCTTCACTTGATGTTCTTCTTGTTGATACCAAAAGAGGCAACAAGATTGTTGCTTTTTACTTTAAAAACCCATATGCTAAGCTCACCGTTCTTTACTCTCATGGCAATGCTGCTGATCTGGGCCAGCTCTATGACTTGTTTCTTCAGCTTAAAGCTAATCTTAGAGTCAACCTTATGGG ATATGACTATTCTGGCTATGGAGCATCTTCAGGGAAG CCAAGCGAATTTGATACATACGCGGACATAGAAGCGGTGTATGAGTGCCTTCAAACAGAGTATGGAATTAGCCAGGAAGATTTGATTCTCTATGGGCAATCTGTCGGAAGTGGCCCAACATTACACTTGGCAGCTAAATTACCACGGTTAAGAGGTGTGGTTCTGCATAGTGGCATTCTTTCAGGCCTTCGTGTGCTTTGCCATGCCAACTTCACTTTTTGCTTTGACATTTACAAG AATTTAAACAAGATTCAGAAGGTGAAAAGCCCTGTGCTTGTTATACAT GGCACAGAGGATGATGTTGTAAATTGGCTACATGGTAATGGACTTTGGAAAATGGCTAAGGATCCATATGAACCCTTATGGATCAAAGGGGGAGGCCACTGCAACTTGGAACTCTACCCAGATTACATCCGCCACCTTTGCAGGTTTATTCAAGAAATGGAGTGCATGACCACTGAAATCAGGCTTAAAAAGATCAGACAAACTCTACGTCCGCCTAAGAGATCAGATACAACCATTTCTACCAACTGCTGTTGTCGAGTTAAATGCAGACTACCTAATTGTCTAATTTGCTCAAAACTGAGCTGCACAAAATGTTGTCTTTGGCCCAAATGGCAACTCAAATGCTTGTCATGTTGTAAACCTGGCTGCCTCAAATGTTCCTGCACGTTGCCAAAGTGTTCATGCGCGTGCCCAGAATGTTCATGTGGATGCCCAAAGTGTTCGTGCACGTGCCCTAAATGCTCATGCACATGTCCAAAATGCTGTTGTTGGAGTGTAAAATGTTCGTGTTGGTAA
- the LOC138897552 gene encoding uncharacterized protein yields the protein MNGMPWFADFANYLVSGIVPNEFSSNQRKKLKRDWLDYYWYEPYHFWICTDSVIRRCVPEEEQMGILEACHSSLYGGHHGGARRAGGISKKNEMPLTTILEIDIFDVWGIDFMGPFVSSCRNTYILVAVDYVSKWVETIALPNNEARSVLAFLKKNIFTRFGTPRAIISNGGLHFCNKAFDTLLTKYQPPTILKQEDKLKSLTGR from the exons ATGAatgggatgccatggtttgccgactttgccaattatcttgtgagtggcattgtaccaaatgagttctcttcaaaccaaaggaagaagctcaaacgggattggcTTGACTATTATTGGTATGAGCCGTATCATTTTTGGATATGTACCGATAGTGTGATCCgacgatgtgtgccggaggaagaacaaatgggtattcttgaggcttgccactcttcactgtatggtggtcaccatggtggagcaagaag ggccggtgggatctcaaagaagaatgaaatgcctctcacaaccattttggagatagatatttttgatgtgtggggtattgattttatgggtccgtttgttAGCTCTTGTAGAAATACCTACATTCTAGTTGcggtggattatgtatctaaatgggttgagaccattgctttgcccaacaatgaagcaaggagtgtgttggcattcttgaaaaagaacatcttcacgaggTTTGGTACCCCAAGAGCCATTATTAGTAATGGGGGtttgcatttttgcaacaaggcttttgataccttactcacaaagtatcaACCCCCTACCATCCTCAAGCAAGAGGATAAGTTGAAGTCTCTaactgggagataa
- the LOC138897550 gene encoding uncharacterized protein: MRLDIWEPSRVLASVVSQSSLFECIKARQYDDPHLFFLKDIVQRGGAKEVSIGDDCALRLRGICVLNADGLRELIIEEAHSSRYSIHPGDTKMYHNLKQHYWWQRMKKDIVGYVAQCLNCQQVKYEHQRPGGLLHNIEIPEWK; this comes from the coding sequence atgagattggatatatGGGAGCCTAGCAGGGTTCTTGCTAGTGTTGTATCCCAATcatctttgtttgagtgcatcaaggctcgtcaatatgatgatccccacttgtttTTCCTCAAGGACATAGTGCAACGAGGTGGTGCTAAGGAAGTGTCTATTGGTGATGATTGTGCACTACGGCTTCGCGGGATTTGTGTTCTTAATGcagatgggttgagagagttgattattgaggaggctcatagttcgcgatattctatccatccgggtGATACGAAGATGTACCATAATTTaaaacaacattattggtggcagaggatgaagaaagatattgttggaTATGTTgctcagtgtttaaattgtcagcaggtcaagtatgagcatcagagacctggcggGTTGCTTCATAATATtgagataccggagtggaagtga